In Paraburkholderia bryophila, a single genomic region encodes these proteins:
- the fliQ gene encoding flagellar biosynthesis protein FliQ — translation MNQESVMTLAHQAMYVGLLLAAPLLLVALVVGLVVSLFQAATQINETTLSFIPKLLAIAVTMVIAGPWMLTTMLDYLRQTLTNIPTLVN, via the coding sequence ATGAATCAAGAATCCGTCATGACGCTCGCGCACCAGGCCATGTATGTCGGCCTGCTGCTCGCCGCGCCGTTGCTGCTGGTCGCGCTGGTGGTCGGTCTGGTGGTGAGCCTGTTCCAGGCCGCCACCCAGATCAACGAAACGACCTTGTCGTTCATTCCGAAGCTGCTCGCGATTGCCGTGACCATGGTGATTGCCGGCCCGTGGATGCTGACCACCATGCTCGACTATCTACGCCAGACGCTCACCAACATTCCGACGCTCGTCAACTGA
- the fliP gene encoding flagellar type III secretion system pore protein FliP (The bacterial flagellar biogenesis protein FliP forms a type III secretion system (T3SS)-type pore required for flagellar assembly.), with protein MQFSLSSARHAQSARMHSTASTVMATLGRVARRIAPLVLPALPALLLALPTLSFAQAAGLPAFNTSPGPNGGTTYSLSVQTMLLLTMLSFLPAMVLMMTSFTRIIIVLSLLRQALGTATTPPNQVLVGLALFLTLFVMSPVLDKAYNDGYKPFSDGTIPMETAVNRGLAPFKTFMLRQTRETDLALFARISHAAPMQGPEDVPLSLLVPSFVTSELKTGFQIGFTIFIPFLIIDMVVASVLMSMGMMMVSPATISLPFKLMLFVLVDGWQLLLGSLAQSFV; from the coding sequence ATGCAGTTCAGTCTTTCTTCGGCGCGTCACGCGCAATCCGCTCGCATGCACAGCACCGCTTCGACAGTCATGGCCACGCTCGGTCGCGTCGCGCGCCGTATCGCGCCTCTCGTACTGCCAGCCCTGCCCGCGCTGCTGCTCGCGCTGCCGACGCTGTCGTTCGCGCAAGCCGCCGGTTTGCCGGCCTTCAACACGAGCCCCGGTCCGAACGGCGGTACGACCTATTCGCTGAGCGTGCAGACCATGCTGCTGCTCACGATGCTGTCGTTCCTGCCGGCGATGGTGCTGATGATGACGAGCTTCACGCGCATCATCATCGTGTTGTCGCTGCTGCGCCAGGCGCTCGGCACGGCCACCACGCCGCCGAATCAGGTGCTGGTCGGTCTGGCGCTGTTCCTCACGCTGTTCGTCATGTCGCCGGTCCTCGACAAGGCCTACAACGACGGCTACAAGCCCTTTTCCGACGGCACGATTCCGATGGAAACGGCCGTCAACCGCGGTCTCGCGCCGTTCAAGACCTTCATGCTGCGGCAGACCCGCGAAACCGATCTGGCCTTGTTCGCCCGCATCTCGCACGCGGCGCCCATGCAAGGTCCGGAAGACGTGCCGCTGTCGCTGCTGGTGCCCTCGTTCGTCACCAGCGAACTGAAGACGGGTTTCCAGATCGGTTTCACGATCTTCATTCCGTTCCTCATCATCGACATGGTGGTAGCGAGCGTGCTGATGTCGATGGGGATGATGATGGTGTCGCCCGCCACGATCTCGCTGCCGTTCAAGCTGATGCTGTTCGTGCTGGTCGACGGTTGGCAGTTGCTGCTCGGCTCGCTCGCGCAGAGCTTCGTTTAA
- the fliO gene encoding flagellar biosynthetic protein FliO, with the protein MKRLAGRASASIALLATPFAAFAADMNAVNNAAKIASGVGAGTAVPALGVGAVLQTIFALLVVIGLVFACGWLARRFGLQPASRGGLVKTVGGASLGGKERVAVVEIGDTWLVLGTAPGNVRLLHTMPAGSAALDPAGATSPAAPGASAALPGSFGQRFRDALKGEVGKRFNGQGNGVR; encoded by the coding sequence ATGAAACGCCTTGCCGGTCGCGCTTCGGCCTCGATCGCCCTGCTGGCCACGCCGTTCGCGGCGTTCGCGGCCGACATGAACGCGGTCAACAACGCCGCGAAAATCGCCTCCGGTGTCGGCGCCGGCACGGCCGTTCCGGCACTCGGCGTCGGTGCGGTCTTGCAAACCATCTTCGCCTTGCTGGTCGTGATCGGCCTGGTGTTCGCGTGCGGCTGGCTCGCGCGCCGTTTCGGCTTGCAGCCGGCCAGTCGCGGCGGCCTCGTGAAAACGGTCGGCGGCGCCTCGCTCGGCGGCAAGGAACGCGTCGCGGTGGTCGAGATCGGCGATACGTGGCTCGTGCTCGGCACGGCGCCCGGCAATGTACGACTCCTTCATACGATGCCGGCGGGTTCCGCCGCGCTCGATCCCGCCGGCGCCACGTCGCCGGCCGCGCCCGGCGCCAGCGCCGCGTTGCCCGGCAGCTTCGGCCAACGCTTTCGCGATGCGTTGAAAGGCGAAGTGGGCAAACGTTTCAACGGGCAAGGCAACGGGGTTCGTTAA
- the fliM gene encoding flagellar motor switch protein FliM: MGHEEFMSQEEVDALLKGVTGETDSVADTSERVGVRPYNIATQERIVRGRMPGLEIINDRFARLLRVGIFNFMRRSAEISVGPVKVQKYSEFTRNLPIPTNLNLVHVKPLRGTSLFVFDPNLVFFVVDNLFGGDGRFHTRVEGRDFTQTEQRIINKLLNLVFDNYTASWKSVRPLQFEYVRSEMHTQFANVATPNEIVIVTQFSIEFGTTGGTLHICMPYSMIEPIRDILVSPIQGEALEVDRRWVRVLSQQVQAAEVELTADLAQVPITFEKILNMRKGDVLPINIAEHITAKVDGVPVMECGYGIFNGQYALRVQKMISATDTMKEGGYE; the protein is encoded by the coding sequence ATGGGCCACGAAGAGTTCATGTCCCAGGAGGAGGTCGATGCCCTCCTCAAGGGCGTCACCGGCGAAACAGATTCAGTAGCCGACACAAGCGAACGTGTGGGCGTACGCCCCTACAACATCGCGACGCAGGAACGCATCGTCCGCGGCCGGATGCCCGGCCTCGAAATCATCAACGACCGCTTCGCGCGTCTGTTGCGCGTCGGTATCTTCAACTTCATGCGGCGCTCGGCGGAAATCTCCGTCGGTCCGGTGAAGGTACAGAAGTACAGCGAATTCACCCGCAACCTGCCGATCCCGACCAACCTGAACCTGGTCCACGTGAAGCCGTTGCGCGGCACCTCGCTGTTCGTGTTCGACCCGAACCTGGTGTTCTTCGTGGTCGACAACCTGTTCGGCGGCGACGGGCGTTTCCATACCCGCGTCGAAGGCCGCGATTTCACGCAGACCGAACAGCGCATCATCAATAAGTTGCTGAACCTGGTGTTCGACAACTACACGGCGTCGTGGAAAAGCGTGCGTCCGCTGCAGTTCGAATACGTGCGCTCGGAAATGCACACGCAGTTCGCCAACGTGGCGACGCCGAACGAAATCGTCATCGTCACGCAGTTCTCGATCGAGTTCGGCACGACCGGCGGCACGCTGCACATCTGCATGCCGTATTCGATGATCGAACCGATTCGCGACATTCTGGTGTCGCCGATTCAGGGCGAAGCGCTCGAAGTCGATCGCCGCTGGGTGCGGGTGCTGTCGCAGCAGGTGCAGGCCGCGGAAGTGGAACTGACCGCCGACCTCGCGCAGGTGCCGATTACGTTCGAAAAAATTCTGAACATGCGCAAAGGCGATGTTCTGCCGATCAACATTGCCGAACACATCACCGCGAAAGTCGATGGCGTGCCGGTGATGGAATGCGGCTACGGTATTTTCAATGGTCAGTACGCGTTGCGGGTCCAGAAAATGATCAGCGCAACCGACACGATGAAGGAAGGTGGATATGAGTGA
- the fliR gene encoding flagellar biosynthetic protein FliR encodes MFSVTYAQLNGWLTAFLWPFVRILALVATAPVLGNKALPMRVKIGLAAFITIIVAPTLGAMPQFTVFSGAGVWIIINQFLIGIALGVTMQIVFQAISATGDFVGLGMGLGFATFFDAQASSSSQVLSSYMNTIAMLVFLVIDGHLQMISALLATFQSVPVSANLLGAPGWHTLAMFGNTVFSAGLLLSLPVVVALLITNLALGILNRAAPQIGVFQIGFPLTMLIGMLLLQLMIPNMIPFFMRLFDIGIDQMGRVAAGFR; translated from the coding sequence ATGTTCTCCGTCACCTACGCCCAACTGAACGGCTGGCTCACCGCGTTCCTGTGGCCGTTCGTGCGAATTCTCGCGCTGGTCGCCACCGCGCCGGTACTCGGCAACAAAGCCCTGCCGATGCGCGTGAAGATCGGCCTCGCGGCCTTCATCACGATCATCGTCGCGCCCACGCTCGGCGCGATGCCGCAGTTCACGGTGTTTTCCGGCGCGGGCGTGTGGATCATCATCAATCAGTTTCTGATCGGCATCGCGCTCGGCGTGACCATGCAAATCGTGTTTCAGGCCATCAGCGCGACCGGCGACTTCGTCGGCCTCGGCATGGGCCTCGGCTTCGCGACCTTCTTCGACGCGCAGGCCAGTAGTTCGAGCCAGGTGCTGTCGAGCTACATGAACACCATCGCAATGCTCGTGTTTCTGGTGATCGACGGTCATCTGCAAATGATCAGCGCGCTACTTGCGACGTTCCAGTCGGTGCCGGTGTCGGCGAATCTGCTCGGCGCGCCCGGCTGGCACACACTGGCAATGTTCGGCAACACGGTGTTTTCGGCGGGCCTTTTGCTGTCGCTGCCGGTGGTCGTCGCGTTGCTCATCACCAACCTCGCGCTCGGCATCCTGAACCGCGCGGCGCCGCAAATCGGCGTGTTCCAGATCGGTTTCCCGCTGACCATGCTGATCGGCATGCTGCTCCTGCAACTGATGATCCCGAACATGATTCCGTTCTTCATGCGGCTGTTCGACATCGGGATCGATCAGATGGGACGCGTGGCCGCAGGGTTTCGATAG
- the fliN gene encoding flagellar motor switch protein FliN — translation MSDLNAKPETELAAAAPQVAVDTAAAEDEAAMADWASALAEQNDNEEASPTTAGVFQPLSKVEPTTTRNDIDMILDIPVQMTVELGRTKIAIRNLLQLAQGSVVELDGMAGEPMDVLVNGCLIAQGEVVVVNDKFGIRLTDIITPSERIRKLNR, via the coding sequence ATGAGTGATCTGAACGCAAAGCCTGAGACCGAGCTGGCTGCCGCTGCGCCCCAGGTGGCCGTCGACACAGCCGCGGCCGAAGACGAAGCGGCAATGGCGGACTGGGCCAGCGCGCTGGCCGAGCAGAACGACAACGAAGAAGCCAGCCCGACCACGGCGGGCGTGTTCCAGCCGCTGTCGAAGGTCGAACCGACCACGACGCGCAACGACATCGACATGATTCTGGATATTCCCGTCCAGATGACCGTTGAACTCGGCCGCACCAAGATCGCGATCCGCAACCTGCTGCAACTGGCGCAGGGTTCGGTGGTGGAACTGGACGGCATGGCCGGCGAGCCGATGGACGTGCTGGTCAACGGCTGTCTGATCGCGCAGGGTGAAGTGGTGGTGGTGAACGACAAGTTCGGTATCCGTCTGACCGACATCATCACGCCGTCCGAACGTATCCGGAAGTTGAATCGATGA
- the fliL gene encoding flagellar basal body-associated protein FliL → MATTTANQQAVPASPGPLKRIILIAVIAIIAAGAAGAGVWFFMSKRAPVAASTEAAAPTPPAVPLFFPLESMTVNLQSDDGQQHFLRIGLTLKLGDARTQQELTDHMPEVRSHILLALSNKHPDDLAPLDGKRALATELKTLIEQPTDKGAAPIHVDDVLFTEFVVQ, encoded by the coding sequence ATGGCAACCACAACCGCAAACCAGCAAGCCGTGCCCGCTTCCCCGGGCCCCTTGAAGCGCATCATCCTGATCGCCGTCATCGCGATCATCGCCGCTGGCGCCGCCGGCGCGGGTGTGTGGTTCTTCATGTCCAAACGCGCGCCCGTCGCCGCCTCGACTGAAGCCGCCGCGCCGACGCCGCCCGCCGTGCCGCTGTTCTTCCCGCTCGAATCGATGACCGTCAACCTGCAATCGGACGACGGCCAGCAACACTTCCTGCGCATCGGCCTGACGCTCAAGCTCGGCGACGCCCGCACGCAGCAGGAACTCACCGACCATATGCCGGAAGTGCGCAGCCACATCCTGCTGGCACTGTCGAATAAACACCCGGACGATCTGGCACCGCTCGACGGCAAACGCGCACTCGCCACCGAACTCAAGACGCTGATCGAACAGCCGACCGACAAGGGCGCCGCGCCGATCCACGTCGACGACGTGCTGTTCACCGAATTCGTCGTGCAGTGA